ACTGTATAATCGCATGAATTTCCCTTAAGCTTTCCAGGCAGATGATATTATCCAAGCCGGATTCTTCCGTAGCCCGTTCAAAAGTTTTCTTAACCAGAAGAACCGGACTGCCTTCGGCGGGTATAAACAGGTGCGAGCGTTGGATAGTCCCTGAAAAGTAAAACAGGTCGGCGTTCTGCACCATTACCGCCCCGTCGATGCCGTGCAGTTTCAATAACTCCTGAAGCTTCGCGCATCGCTGATTAAGTTCTGATTTAGGAGTGAAACGCAAATTATAACCTCCCCATCTCTTAATAAAAAATTATCTTTATTTATCTGTGTACTTGTCTTACTCAACTGATTATATCATTTATAATAATTTCTTTGGATCATGCGAGTAAAGAACTTTTATTATAAAAAATCGCCTGAAGAAAATAAATACCCTTAATCGTAAACAATAAAAGATAATTAATTTCTTTGGAACATCCAAGAAAAATACAGCGTACTCCGGCTTCCGTAACAGGCTGTTTCGGGTTATCTTTATGTAAGAGGTGAAAGATGAATGGAAGCAGGGGAATACCATTTTACGAACAACAAGTGCACAGCCGGAACAGGGAAAGGGATGATTGCTTTGCAGGGAAAAATTGTAACAAGGGAAATCTTGTGCAAAACAGCCTTAAGCAAGACGGGGATTCCAGGGTATGAATACTGCATGAATCCCTATGTCGGCTGCGTTCACGGCTGCATTTACTGTTACGCTTCCTTTATGTGCCGTTTTACAGGCCACCGGGAAAAGTGGGGCGAATTCCTTGACGTTAAGGTAAATTTCCCTGAAGCGCTCGCCAAACAGCTGGGCAGCCGCCGGACGAGGCCCGAAGGCAGGGTCCTGCTGGGCAGTGTGACCGACGCCTATCAGCCGGTCGAAATCCGTTACGAAATCACACGGTCCGTTCTCAAAGCGCTGGCCGACTACCAGCGGCTTCAGGTCAATATTCTAACAAAATCGGACCTTGTTCAGAGGGACCTTCCGTTACTGCAACAACTGCAGGACTGCGAGGTCGGATTTACGATTACTACCATGGATCATAAAGTTGCCCGGGTGCTTGAACCCGGCGCTTTTTTGCCAAACCAGCGTATCGCCGCAGCCCGGAAACTAGTCGAGGCCAGTGTTTCTGTGTGGGTTTTTATAGCCCCGCTGCTTCCGGGATTGTCGGATTCCGAGGAATCTCTAACGGATTTACTGAAGACTCTTCACGAAACCGGCATTGAAGAAATCCTGCTGGACAATTTGAATCCCTACCCTGCGGTCATGCACCGCTTAAAAACAGCCTACCGCCAGTATTTTCCCGGAGCTTTGCCTGAATTAGAAGAATACCTGTCTCATCCAGCAATCTACCGGGCAAAAAGTCAGGCGCTGCTGCGGCAGATCAGTGATTTTGTAGGCTGCCGGCCATATTTTATATAACTTCAACCTCCGCCAATTCTTGCCTATTGACAGAGGCTATTTGTCTACTTATTTTTTTTCTGCGCAGTAATAGATAACTTTCCGATCGCTTTGCTTATTTCGACTGCAACTAGCGGCACAATACTTAAGCCAAGAACAAGCAGCCAGTTATTAAGCTGAAGCAGTTCGGTTCCAAACATGTCACGCAGGAAAGGGACGAATATTACTGATAATAATGCCGAAACGGAAAGCACATTGGCAAGGACAAGACTGCGATTTGTGAAGAAGCCTATGCTGAAGAGTGACTGATCCAGACTCCTGACGTTGAAGGAATGTACCAGCTGGCACATGCATAAGGTTGCGAAAACCATGGTGTGCACCTGTTTTACCGGCAGACCCTGGCGCAAGCCAATGAAGTAACATACAAGGCACATAGCTCCTATAACAAAGCCCTGCCAGAGTATTTTGGCGCCCATGCCCCCGGCAAACAGGCCTTCCCGGGGATTACGGGGCGGTTTCTTCATGAGGCCTTTTAAAGGTGGTTCCAGCCCAAGGGCCAGGGCAGGGGCTCCGTCCGTGACCAGGTTCATCCATAGTATTTGGATAGGTGTCAGGGGATTTCCTAAACCAAGCAATAAGGCGACAAAGATGGTTATAATTTCTCCTGCGTTGCAGGAAAGCAGAAATTGTACGCTGCTGCGTATGTTATTATATATAGTCCTTCCTTCCTCGATTGCTTTAACTATGGTGGCAAAATTATCATCCCGCAGCACCATATCTGAAGCCCCCCTGGCTACCTCGGTCCCGCTGATTCCCATCGCCGCCCCGATGTCAGCCCTTTTAAGAGCCGGGGCGTCATTCACGCCGTCACCGGTCATGGCCACGACATGTCCGTGATGCTTTAGAGCGCTGACGATGCGTAATTTATGCTCGGGTGATACCCTGGCATAAACGGCGACTTTATTGGCAACCTTTCTCAATCCTTCTTCGTCTATCATTTCAATCTGGTCGCCGGTCATCACTTCGTCACCCGGCTGCAGTAAGTCTAATTCTTTAGCAATAGCGATTGCGGTATCCCGGTGGTCACCAGTTATCATTATTGAACGGATGCCTGCCCCGCGGCTGACCGCAACCGCTTCTTTAGCCTCCGGTCGCGGAGGATCCTGGATAGCGTAGAAGCCGATAAAGGTCAAATCACGTTCCGCTGTGTCTGATTCCTTTGGATAGTTCTCCTTCACTTCAGGCCACAGCCGGGTAGCCAGGGCTAATACTCTTTGCCCTTGCAATGCAAACCCGGAATTAACCTCCAGGAGGTGCTTGCGGATGCCTTCGTCCAGAAGGACAGGCTCTTTTGCCGACAGTACCTTGCTGCAGCGGGACAGCAGCACATCAGGCGCACCTTTGGTAAAGGACTGAACAGTTCCGCTTAGAAGGTGGAATGTAGTCATCATTTTACGGTTTGAATCGAAGGGTATCTCAGCTAACCTGGGGTATTTTGTTTCGGTTTCCTTTTTTGTTATACCTGCTTTGGCGGCAGCAACTACCAGCGCTACCTCGGTAGGATCGCCGGCTACTTGATAACCGGTATCCGTTTGTTCCAGCTGGGCATCGCTGTTTAAAAGCCCGCCTAACAGGAGCAGATCCAAATTTGTATCCAAAGAGGACATTTCTTTGCCATTCTTATCTAAAAACTTTCCTTCCGGTTCATAACCGCTTCCGGTTACTTGAAAAAAGCTGTCTGCGACAAAAATTCCGGTAACGGTCATTTCATTTTTGGTCAACGTACCAGTCTTATCCGAGCAAATTACCGTTGCGGCGCCTAGTGTCTCAACGGCCGGCAACCTCCTGATAATAGCCTGGCGCTGGCTCATTCTGGTCACGCCCATGGCCAGTACGATTGTTACCACTGCGGTCAGCCCTTCAGGTACTGCGGCTACAGCCAGACTGATGGATACCATAAACATTTCCGGCAGCGGTATTCCACGATACAGTCCCAAAGCAAGCACAACGACCACTATCGCCCCTGCCGCTATGCCAAGGACTTTACCCAGACTGGCTAAACGCTGTTGCAAAGGTGTTGATTCTTCTTCCGCTGTTTCAAGCAGTTCAGCGATTCGTCCCAACTGAGTCTTCATTCCTGTCTCAACAACAAGCGCTTTACCCCGGCCGCCGGTCACAGCAGTACCCATGAAAAGCATATTTTTTCTGTCACCTACAGCCAACTGGCCGGTGTTAATTACAGCTGTATCCTTTTCGACCGGTATAGACTCTCCGGTTAAAGCGGATTCATCAACATAAAGGGAAGCTGCTTCAATCAGCCTTGAGTCGGCCGGAACAAAGTCACCTGCTTCAACTAAAAACAAATCACCCGGGACAACCTTTTCCGAGGAAATCTGTAATAAATTACCGCCCCTAATTACTTTAGCTAATGGTTTAGTCATGTCTTTTAAAGCCTTCATGGCATATCTTGCTTTGTTTTCTTTAATTGACCTTATTGTTCCATTGAGGATTACAATGATCAGGATAA
Above is a genomic segment from Desulfotomaculum sp. containing:
- a CDS encoding radical SAM protein, translated to MIALQGKIVTREILCKTALSKTGIPGYEYCMNPYVGCVHGCIYCYASFMCRFTGHREKWGEFLDVKVNFPEALAKQLGSRRTRPEGRVLLGSVTDAYQPVEIRYEITRSVLKALADYQRLQVNILTKSDLVQRDLPLLQQLQDCEVGFTITTMDHKVARVLEPGAFLPNQRIAAARKLVEASVSVWVFIAPLLPGLSDSEESLTDLLKTLHETGIEEILLDNLNPYPAVMHRLKTAYRQYFPGALPELEEYLSHPAIYRAKSQALLRQISDFVGCRPYFI
- a CDS encoding ATPase, which encodes MIEKNWHALDVGSLQQEFKTDLERGLNTEEADARLKTFGPNALEEEPPRSFFVMIYNQLKDVLVLILIAAALISAFIGEWRDSIVILIIVILNGTIRSIKENKARYAMKALKDMTKPLAKVIRGGNLLQISSEKVVPGDLFLVEAGDFVPADSRLIEAASLYVDESALTGESIPVEKDTAVINTGQLAVGDRKNMLFMGTAVTGGRGKALVVETGMKTQLGRIAELLETAEEESTPLQQRLASLGKVLGIAAGAIVVVVLALGLYRGIPLPEMFMVSISLAVAAVPEGLTAVVTIVLAMGVTRMSQRQAIIRRLPAVETLGAATVICSDKTGTLTKNEMTVTGIFVADSFFQVTGSGYEPEGKFLDKNGKEMSSLDTNLDLLLLGGLLNSDAQLEQTDTGYQVAGDPTEVALVVAAAKAGITKKETETKYPRLAEIPFDSNRKMMTTFHLLSGTVQSFTKGAPDVLLSRCSKVLSAKEPVLLDEGIRKHLLEVNSGFALQGQRVLALATRLWPEVKENYPKESDTAERDLTFIGFYAIQDPPRPEAKEAVAVSRGAGIRSIMITGDHRDTAIAIAKELDLLQPGDEVMTGDQIEMIDEEGLRKVANKVAVYARVSPEHKLRIVSALKHHGHVVAMTGDGVNDAPALKRADIGAAMGISGTEVARGASDMVLRDDNFATIVKAIEEGRTIYNNIRSSVQFLLSCNAGEIITIFVALLLGLGNPLTPIQILWMNLVTDGAPALALGLEPPLKGLMKKPPRNPREGLFAGGMGAKILWQGFVIGAMCLVCYFIGLRQGLPVKQVHTMVFATLCMCQLVHSFNVRSLDQSLFSIGFFTNRSLVLANVLSVSALLSVIFVPFLRDMFGTELLQLNNWLLVLGLSIVPLVAVEISKAIGKLSITAQKKNK